A section of the Chryseobacterium scophthalmum genome encodes:
- a CDS encoding alpha/beta hydrolase, giving the protein MSFHKLYFLFVFFVGAKAFGQTKPNATPYTNEATYEKLKKKYPFITPLNRPVPSNIIIDKDVEYSNINGLSLKADIYYPKDQSKKYPGIALVHGGGWISGSKENEKYMAQELASKGYVAIAVGYRLSEVAKYPAAIDDVENAIKFLKKNKKKYSLNTKKMAVLGESAGAQIATLVGVKAKNEIQAIVNVDGIVSFIHPEAEESTYAAYWLDGDRNVNLKNWTEASPLEFVGKNTPPTLFINSSQSRFHAGRDDMMKILKSHNIFTEYHEIKDTPHSFWSAEPWFTETLNLTVVFLDKMLK; this is encoded by the coding sequence ATGAGTTTTCACAAACTATATTTTCTTTTTGTTTTTTTTGTAGGAGCAAAAGCATTCGGTCAGACAAAGCCGAATGCTACTCCTTACACCAATGAAGCAACGTATGAAAAGCTTAAAAAGAAGTATCCGTTTATTACACCTTTGAACAGACCAGTTCCATCAAATATTATAATTGATAAGGATGTAGAATATTCCAACATCAATGGATTATCTTTAAAAGCAGATATTTATTATCCGAAAGACCAGTCTAAAAAATATCCGGGAATTGCTTTGGTTCATGGTGGTGGTTGGATTTCCGGTTCTAAGGAAAACGAAAAATATATGGCTCAGGAATTGGCATCAAAAGGTTACGTTGCCATTGCAGTTGGTTACCGTTTAAGCGAAGTGGCAAAATATCCTGCAGCAATTGATGATGTAGAAAATGCGATTAAATTTTTAAAGAAAAACAAAAAAAAGTATTCTTTAAATACAAAAAAAATGGCAGTTTTAGGAGAATCTGCAGGAGCACAAATCGCAACTTTGGTAGGTGTAAAAGCAAAAAATGAAATTCAGGCAATTGTGAATGTAGACGGAATTGTATCGTTTATTCATCCCGAAGCAGAAGAAAGCACTTACGCAGCTTATTGGTTAGATGGCGACAGAAATGTAAATTTAAAAAACTGGACTGAAGCTTCACCTTTAGAATTTGTTGGTAAAAACACACCTCCTACTCTATTCATCAATTCTTCGCAATCTCGTTTTCATGCAGGCAGAGACGATATGATGAAGATTTTAAAAAGTCATAATATCTTTACCGAATATCACGAAATAAAAGACACACCGCACTCCTTTTGGTCTGCAGAACCTTGGTTCACAGAAACGTTGAATCTGACGGTAGTTTTTTTAGATAAAATGTTGAAGTAA
- a CDS encoding glycoside hydrolase 43 family protein, with translation MKTKNILNILSITVFSIASNYLNAQEKPYVSEVWTADQGKTYKNPILYADYSDPDVTRVGDDYYMTASSFNEAPGLPILHSKDMVNWKLVNYALPDVLPAKNFSTPKRGDGVWAPAIRFHQGEFYIYWGDPDFGIYMVKTKDPLGKWEDPVLVMEGKGLIDSCPFWDEDGNAYLVHGWAGSRAGVKSLLSINKMNSEGTKVLDKGVHVFDGHDAHPTVEGPKMYKRNGYYYIFAPAGGVATGWQLVLRSKNIYGPYEEKIVLEQGKTKINGPHQGAWVDTPSGEDWFYHFQDVDAGGRIVHLQPMKWEKDWPLMGIDNDKNGIGEPVLTYKKPNVGKTYPIVTPPETDEFDGEKLGLQWQWSANENIVWSSKLLGQKFLRLFSMKMGENDKNLWNVPNLLTQKFPAPSFIASTKIKLTPEDAKEGKTAGLLIMGMDHASIVITNKTDGYYVQLRKAEKAEKGGEEKVLFETKLKSNEAYFKVNVNEPNGICTFSYSENGKNFIKVGEPFQAKPGKWIGAKVGLYSVSTQKANRGGYADFEYFRVTKN, from the coding sequence ATGAAGACAAAAAACATTTTAAATATACTTTCTATCACCGTCTTTTCTATTGCATCCAATTATCTGAATGCACAGGAAAAACCATACGTTTCAGAAGTATGGACTGCCGATCAGGGGAAAACTTATAAAAACCCGATCTTGTATGCAGATTATTCAGATCCTGATGTTACCCGTGTTGGTGATGATTATTATATGACCGCTTCAAGTTTCAATGAAGCTCCGGGATTGCCCATCTTACATTCAAAAGATATGGTCAACTGGAAATTGGTGAACTATGCTTTGCCTGACGTTTTACCTGCAAAGAATTTCAGCACTCCCAAAAGAGGTGACGGAGTTTGGGCTCCTGCAATCCGTTTTCATCAAGGTGAATTCTACATTTATTGGGGCGATCCCGATTTCGGAATTTATATGGTGAAAACTAAAGATCCATTAGGAAAATGGGAAGATCCTGTTTTGGTAATGGAAGGAAAAGGTTTAATTGATTCTTGTCCGTTCTGGGATGAAGACGGAAATGCTTACTTAGTTCATGGTTGGGCAGGAAGCCGCGCAGGAGTTAAAAGTTTGCTTTCCATCAATAAAATGAACTCTGAAGGAACGAAAGTTTTAGATAAAGGCGTTCACGTTTTTGACGGACATGATGCTCATCCAACCGTTGAGGGTCCTAAAATGTACAAAAGAAACGGTTATTACTATATTTTCGCTCCTGCAGGTGGTGTTGCTACAGGTTGGCAATTGGTTTTAAGGTCTAAAAATATTTACGGGCCTTACGAAGAAAAAATAGTTCTCGAACAGGGAAAAACAAAAATCAACGGACCTCATCAAGGAGCGTGGGTTGACACTCCTTCAGGTGAAGACTGGTTCTATCATTTTCAGGATGTTGATGCAGGTGGAAGGATCGTGCATCTTCAGCCGATGAAATGGGAAAAAGACTGGCCTTTAATGGGAATCGACAATGACAAAAACGGAATTGGCGAACCAGTTTTAACGTATAAAAAACCTAATGTTGGTAAAACTTATCCAATCGTTACTCCGCCGGAAACCGATGAATTTGATGGCGAAAAATTAGGTTTACAATGGCAATGGAGCGCTAACGAAAACATCGTTTGGTCATCAAAACTTCTAGGACAGAAATTCTTGAGATTATTCTCTATGAAAATGGGTGAAAATGATAAAAACCTTTGGAATGTTCCGAATCTTTTGACTCAAAAATTTCCGGCTCCGAGTTTTATTGCTTCCACTAAAATTAAATTAACTCCGGAAGATGCCAAAGAAGGAAAAACTGCCGGACTTTTAATAATGGGAATGGATCACGCATCGATTGTTATTACGAATAAAACTGACGGATATTATGTTCAGTTAAGAAAAGCTGAAAAGGCTGAAAAAGGTGGTGAAGAAAAAGTTTTATTTGAAACTAAATTAAAATCAAACGAGGCTTATTTTAAAGTAAATGTCAACGAACCGAACGGAATTTGCACATTCAGTTACAGCGAAAACGGTAAAAATTTCATAAAAGTTGGCGAACCATTTCAGGCAAAACCAGGAAAATGGATTGGCGCTAAAGTAGGATTATATTCTGTAAGCACACAAAAGGCAAACCGCGGTGGCTACGCAGATTTTGAATATTTCAGAGTAACAAAAAATTAA
- a CDS encoding glycoside hydrolase family 28 protein, with the protein MKKSFKIISLVAVMLFSGQMYAQNKNIYTGIEFKMPQVKETSFPANTVSIKDFGGVAGGKVKNTEAFKKAIDALVKKGGGKLVVPRGMWLTGPIVLQSNINLHIEEGAFVVFSKDKNDYPLVDVSFEGLETIRCQSPISAKNAKNIAITGKGVIDGSGDAWRAIKKSKMAESQWKEIVKSGGILSADGKNWYPSESYKKGFESSSSFNVPDKISKSELESVKDFLRPVMVSIVGCDQVLLDGPTFQNSPAWNLHPLMTSNLILRNLTVRNPWYSQNGDGVDLESCKNVLIYDNTFDVGDDAICIKSGKNEDGRKRGMPTENVIIKNNVVYHGHGGFVIGSEMSGGARNIHVSDCTFIGTDIGLRFKTTRGRGGIVENIYVKNIDMINIPTQTIGFNMFYEGASPVLEDGQKEEGNKAPEKVFPVTEETPIFRNIYFKNINAVNSDEAITINGLAEMNIKNIVIEDSQFDTKKALTIVDADGIILKNVKLTYSEGTGAVVYNSKNIDLSTLQLQSSQKPTIKVLGNKTSAVKLPKEVKGEQLSISKEVAKNAVK; encoded by the coding sequence ATGAAGAAGTCGTTTAAAATCATCAGTCTTGTTGCAGTAATGCTGTTCTCGGGACAGATGTATGCTCAAAATAAAAATATTTACACTGGAATAGAGTTTAAAATGCCACAGGTGAAAGAAACTTCTTTTCCAGCGAATACCGTTTCCATCAAAGATTTTGGAGGTGTTGCAGGAGGTAAAGTAAAAAATACGGAAGCTTTCAAAAAAGCAATTGACGCTTTGGTGAAAAAAGGTGGTGGTAAACTTGTCGTTCCAAGAGGAATGTGGTTAACCGGACCAATTGTTTTGCAAAGCAATATTAATCTTCATATTGAAGAAGGTGCTTTTGTGGTTTTCAGCAAAGATAAAAATGATTATCCTTTGGTAGATGTAAGTTTTGAAGGTTTGGAAACGATTCGTTGTCAATCTCCTATTTCTGCAAAAAATGCTAAAAATATTGCGATTACAGGAAAAGGTGTAATCGATGGAAGTGGTGACGCATGGAGAGCCATTAAAAAAAGTAAAATGGCAGAATCTCAATGGAAAGAAATTGTAAAGTCTGGCGGAATTCTTTCTGCGGACGGCAAAAACTGGTATCCTTCGGAAAGTTATAAAAAAGGATTTGAAAGTAGCTCAAGCTTCAATGTTCCCGATAAAATTTCAAAATCTGAACTGGAATCTGTAAAAGATTTTCTTCGTCCGGTAATGGTAAGTATTGTTGGTTGTGACCAAGTTTTACTGGATGGGCCGACTTTCCAAAACTCTCCGGCTTGGAACTTACATCCATTAATGACTTCAAACCTTATTTTAAGAAATCTTACAGTAAGAAATCCTTGGTATTCTCAAAATGGTGATGGTGTAGATTTAGAATCTTGCAAAAATGTTTTGATTTACGACAATACTTTTGATGTAGGTGACGATGCAATCTGCATTAAATCAGGAAAAAATGAAGACGGAAGAAAAAGAGGAATGCCAACTGAAAATGTAATCATTAAAAACAATGTCGTGTATCACGGTCATGGAGGTTTCGTTATCGGAAGCGAAATGTCTGGTGGAGCCAGAAATATTCACGTTTCAGATTGTACATTTATTGGAACTGATATTGGTCTTCGTTTCAAAACAACTCGTGGGAGAGGTGGTATTGTTGAAAATATTTATGTGAAAAATATTGATATGATCAATATTCCGACTCAGACGATTGGTTTTAATATGTTCTACGAAGGAGCTTCTCCTGTTTTAGAGGACGGACAAAAAGAAGAAGGCAACAAAGCTCCTGAAAAAGTATTTCCGGTAACTGAGGAAACTCCAATTTTCAGAAATATTTATTTTAAAAATATTAATGCAGTAAACTCTGACGAAGCAATTACCATCAATGGTTTGGCTGAAATGAATATTAAAAACATCGTGATTGAAGATTCTCAGTTTGATACTAAAAAAGCATTAACGATTGTAGATGCAGACGGAATTATATTGAAAAATGTAAAGCTTACATACAGTGAAGGAACCGGAGCCGTTGTTTACAACAGTAAAAATATAGATTTATCTACTCTTCAGTTACAATCTTCTCAAAAACCAACAATTAAGGTTTTAGGAAATAAAACTTCTGCGGTAAAACTTCCGAAAGAGGTAAAAGGTGAGCAATTAAGCATTTCGAAAGAAGTTGCTAAAAACGCAGTAAAGTAA
- a CDS encoding cupin domain-containing protein produces the protein MNFKKEPFFDGNSEWEDLGGGVSRQFVGYNSQVMMVVVKFEKDAIGALHQHFHSQITYVASGKFEVTVDGETKILQQGDGFFAQPNIFHGVKCLEAGQLIDSFTPFREDFLKD, from the coding sequence ATGAATTTCAAAAAAGAACCATTTTTCGACGGTAATTCTGAATGGGAAGATTTAGGAGGCGGAGTTTCCAGACAATTTGTAGGATACAACTCCCAAGTAATGATGGTTGTTGTAAAATTTGAAAAAGATGCAATTGGAGCTTTACATCAACATTTTCATTCTCAAATTACGTATGTTGCTTCTGGAAAATTTGAAGTAACCGTTGATGGTGAAACCAAAATCCTACAACAAGGTGACGGATTTTTTGCCCAACCGAATATTTTTCATGGTGTAAAATGTTTGGAAGCCGGACAATTGATTGATTCTTTCACTCCATTCAGAGAGGATTTTCTGAAAGATTAA
- a CDS encoding pectinesterase family protein: protein MKKLFLILFISITNFLLAGNEPYITITVAQDGSGQFTSIQKAINSIRDFGSGEALVKIKAGTYHEKIVIPSSKHKITLQGENKDNTIITNDDYSGKIDALNEKMTTFNSYTLLIMSDDIKISDVTIQNTWCNKGQAVALHVEGDRFSIKNSKILGCQDTVYTGGNHSRQLYENCYIEGTTDFLFGSATVVFKNSTIKSLANSYITAASTDQSKEFGYVFFDCKLIAKEGINKVFLGRPWRPYAKTVFINTEMGNHIVPEGWNPWKGDKMFPDKDKTAYYAEFGSKGEGGKTENRVAWSHQLTKKEVKKYTLKNIFGDWNPNMSNK, encoded by the coding sequence ATGAAAAAACTATTTTTAATTCTCTTCATTTCAATAACCAATTTTTTATTGGCTGGAAATGAACCTTACATAACAATCACCGTTGCACAGGACGGAAGCGGGCAATTCACCTCCATTCAAAAAGCTATCAATTCAATCAGAGATTTTGGCTCGGGTGAAGCTTTGGTTAAAATAAAAGCGGGAACGTATCACGAAAAAATCGTTATTCCTTCTTCAAAACATAAAATCACTTTACAAGGCGAGAACAAAGATAACACAATCATTACCAACGATGATTATTCCGGAAAAATTGATGCTTTGAATGAGAAAATGACAACCTTCAATTCGTACACGCTTTTAATTATGTCTGATGATATTAAAATTTCTGATGTAACGATACAAAATACTTGGTGCAATAAAGGTCAAGCGGTTGCTCTTCATGTGGAAGGTGACCGTTTCAGCATTAAAAATTCTAAAATTTTAGGTTGTCAGGATACTGTTTATACAGGCGGAAATCACAGCAGACAATTGTATGAAAACTGTTATATTGAAGGAACAACCGATTTTCTATTTGGCTCGGCAACTGTAGTGTTCAAAAACAGTACGATTAAAAGTTTAGCCAATTCTTACATTACCGCTGCTTCAACAGACCAAAGTAAAGAGTTTGGATATGTATTTTTCGACTGTAAATTAATTGCGAAAGAAGGCATCAATAAAGTATTCTTGGGAAGACCTTGGAGACCGTATGCAAAAACAGTTTTCATCAATACAGAAATGGGAAATCATATCGTTCCCGAAGGCTGGAATCCCTGGAAAGGCGACAAAATGTTTCCAGACAAAGACAAAACCGCTTATTACGCAGAATTCGGAAGCAAAGGTGAAGGTGGAAAAACTGAAAACCGTGTAGCGTGGTCTCATCAACTGACAAAAAAAGAGGTAAAAAAATATACCCTCAAAAATATTTTCGGAGACTGGAATCCGAATATGAGTAATAAATAA
- a CDS encoding rhamnogalacturonan acetylesterase: MKKILLILSVVISTIVLAQKKPTLFLIGDSTMANKDNPDKNPEHGWGQVLGQYMTTGIEIQNHAMNGRSSKSFRTEGRWDKVEKQLKKGDFVIIQFGHNDQKLKDSTKFTNPYTQYRANLERYVNEARAKGATPILMTSITRRNFNENGVLIDTHKEYPLVVRMVANDMKVPFVDMQLLTEQMEISAGPEKSKLLHLHFKAGENAYYDKDKADDTHLSKLGAETVAKLAVKSLKDLKTGLEKYIK; this comes from the coding sequence ATGAAAAAAATACTTTTAATTCTAAGCGTTGTAATTTCAACCATAGTTTTAGCTCAGAAAAAACCAACTCTATTTCTGATTGGCGATTCTACAATGGCAAACAAAGACAATCCTGATAAAAACCCCGAACATGGATGGGGACAGGTTTTAGGGCAGTATATGACCACCGGAATTGAAATTCAGAATCATGCGATGAACGGAAGAAGCTCAAAAAGTTTCAGAACAGAAGGAAGATGGGATAAAGTTGAAAAACAATTGAAAAAAGGTGATTTTGTAATTATCCAATTTGGGCATAACGACCAGAAATTAAAAGATTCTACAAAATTTACCAATCCTTACACTCAATACAGAGCCAATTTAGAAAGATACGTTAATGAAGCAAGGGCAAAAGGTGCGACACCGATTTTGATGACATCAATCACCAGAAGAAATTTTAATGAAAATGGAGTTTTAATTGATACGCACAAAGAATATCCTTTGGTGGTAAGAATGGTTGCCAATGATATGAAAGTTCCTTTCGTTGATATGCAATTACTGACCGAACAAATGGAAATTTCAGCCGGTCCTGAAAAATCAAAACTTTTACATTTACACTTTAAGGCGGGTGAAAATGCATATTATGATAAAGATAAAGCAGACGACACCCATCTATCAAAATTAGGCGCAGAAACCGTAGCAAAACTAGCCGTAAAATCTCTGAAAGATTTAAAAACCGGTTTAGAAAAGTATATAAAATAA
- a CDS encoding alpha/beta hydrolase has translation MKKTFFLLIIFLFTQIPAQEKILFWPKGEMPNSKILASKTKKKKVLAELKEPELFAFLPPIKERNQKSVIIIPGGGYSKLTYDEGAFQIAKWMNTLGISAFVLNYRLPTSTDLIQREIAPLQDAQAAIKYIRKNAEQWKISSNLIGVVGTSAGGHLATSVSNINTDYTGLKGDLANISTIPDFAVLFCPVIDLGEFAHKGSRNSLLGENASEEKITEYSMQNRVTEKTPPTILFHNQDDTAVPPMNSILYYKAMTKHKVKGSLFIFPKGGHRFFVTDKNALSENWKKLCTDWLAGIGNK, from the coding sequence ATGAAAAAAACTTTTTTTCTCCTCATTATTTTTCTTTTTACTCAAATTCCCGCGCAGGAAAAAATATTATTCTGGCCAAAAGGAGAAATGCCCAATTCAAAGATTTTAGCATCTAAAACCAAGAAGAAAAAAGTTTTAGCAGAACTGAAAGAGCCTGAGCTTTTTGCTTTCTTGCCTCCAATAAAAGAGAGAAATCAAAAGTCGGTCATCATTATTCCTGGTGGTGGTTATTCAAAACTCACTTATGACGAAGGTGCTTTTCAAATCGCAAAATGGATGAATACTTTGGGAATTTCTGCTTTTGTTCTCAACTACAGATTACCAACTTCTACAGATTTAATTCAAAGAGAAATTGCTCCGCTTCAGGACGCTCAAGCTGCTATCAAATATATTAGAAAAAATGCTGAACAATGGAAGATTTCATCCAATCTTATTGGTGTTGTCGGAACTTCTGCAGGTGGACATTTAGCAACTTCGGTCAGTAATATTAACACTGATTACACCGGATTAAAAGGCGATTTAGCAAATATTTCTACTATTCCTGACTTTGCCGTTTTGTTTTGTCCGGTCATTGATCTAGGAGAATTTGCACACAAAGGAAGCCGAAACAGTTTGCTTGGAGAAAATGCTTCAGAGGAAAAAATCACAGAATATTCCATGCAAAATCGTGTGACTGAAAAAACACCGCCAACAATTTTATTTCATAATCAGGATGATACCGCAGTTCCGCCAATGAATAGCATTTTATATTACAAAGCCATGACAAAACATAAAGTGAAAGGCTCTTTATTTATTTTTCCTAAAGGTGGTCATCGTTTTTTTGTTACGGATAAAAATGCGTTGAGCGAAAATTGGAAAAAATTGTGCACAGACTGGCTTGCGGGCATTGGTAATAAGTAA
- a CDS encoding pectate lyase family protein: MKINFKATMSIVALSTAFALIGCGHDDIKSEFSENPNENSIENLFAAKTVVPLANCVAPGWASQNGGTTGGGTAAETTVTTYAQLKSAIENTAVKVIKVTGTITITTRLSLQDQTGKTIYGTSGAKLVSTNQTKDGSGIINIKRCNNIIVRNLIFEGPGAYDTDGWDNAILDDCRNVWIDHCEFRDGVDGNFDIKNKSDYITVSYTKFHYLKTPKPGGSGGTDDHRFSNLIGSSDGATADAGKLNVTFVRCWWAPGCRERMPRVRFGKIHILNSYFNSSVSNKCIAAGVQANIRVDGNVFENVKEPINLMSGYTAVTVTSNNTFTNVTGNKTGSGTAFTPPYSIPTLSLSSVKSDVTANAGATLSGNICESY, translated from the coding sequence ATGAAAATCAATTTCAAGGCAACTATGTCTATAGTTGCTCTCAGTACAGCTTTTGCATTAATCGGATGTGGACATGACGACATCAAAAGTGAGTTCTCTGAAAACCCCAACGAAAACAGTATTGAAAATCTATTTGCAGCGAAAACGGTCGTTCCTCTTGCGAACTGCGTGGCTCCGGGATGGGCTTCTCAAAACGGCGGAACTACAGGAGGCGGAACTGCTGCTGAAACTACTGTAACGACATATGCTCAATTAAAATCAGCAATTGAAAACACTGCCGTTAAGGTCATCAAAGTTACAGGAACCATCACCATCACAACCCGATTATCTCTTCAGGATCAAACCGGAAAAACGATCTACGGAACAAGCGGCGCAAAGCTTGTATCAACCAATCAGACTAAAGATGGTTCTGGAATTATCAACATTAAAAGATGTAACAATATTATCGTTAGAAACCTGATCTTTGAAGGTCCGGGAGCTTATGATACAGATGGTTGGGACAATGCGATTCTGGATGATTGCCGAAATGTATGGATCGATCACTGCGAATTCAGAGATGGTGTAGATGGTAATTTCGATATCAAAAACAAATCAGATTATATTACGGTTTCTTATACAAAATTCCATTATTTAAAAACTCCAAAACCTGGTGGTTCTGGTGGAACAGATGATCACAGGTTTTCTAATTTAATTGGCTCTAGTGATGGCGCAACAGCCGATGCAGGAAAACTCAATGTAACGTTTGTACGTTGTTGGTGGGCTCCTGGATGCAGAGAGCGTATGCCAAGAGTGAGATTTGGTAAAATTCATATTCTAAACAGTTATTTTAATAGCTCTGTAAGCAACAAATGTATTGCAGCCGGAGTTCAGGCAAATATTCGTGTAGATGGAAATGTATTTGAAAATGTAAAAGAACCCATCAATTTAATGAGCGGATATACTGCGGTAACCGTTACTTCAAACAATACATTTACGAATGTTACGGGTAATAAAACAGGTAGTGGAACTGCATTTACGCCACCATATTCTATTCCTACTTTGTCGCTTTCTTCAGTAAAATCTGATGTTACTGCTAATGCAGGAGCTACTTTATCAGGAAATATCTGTGAGAGCTACTAA
- a CDS encoding alpha/beta hydrolase encodes MKKFILVFSIFLGIQISAQQKIMVWQKGEMPNSKGLKLNTIEEKEGRITQIQEAELFAFLPAKEERKPIAIIIIPGGGYRHLTYDLGGYSYAKWLNTLGISAFVLNYRLPTSPDLKQRELGPLQDIQAAIKLIRKNAAQYGISPDQIGVLGTSAGGHLAAMVSNISTDYTELRGDWSTISTVPNFAILVSPVIDLGEFAHKGSRINLLGENASQEKIAEYSMQNKVTEKTPPTILFHAQNDNAVPVINSILYYEAMIKNKVKGSLFIFPKGEHNIGISNKTELTDNWKKLCADWLGEMSNK; translated from the coding sequence ATGAAAAAATTCATCCTTGTATTCAGCATTTTTCTTGGAATTCAAATTTCAGCTCAACAGAAAATAATGGTTTGGCAAAAAGGTGAAATGCCCAATTCTAAAGGTTTAAAATTAAATACAATTGAAGAAAAAGAAGGGAGGATTACCCAAATTCAGGAAGCTGAGCTGTTTGCTTTTTTGCCTGCGAAAGAGGAAAGAAAACCAATAGCAATCATCATAATTCCTGGAGGTGGTTACAGACATTTAACGTATGATTTGGGAGGTTATTCTTATGCAAAATGGCTCAACACGTTAGGAATCTCGGCTTTTGTTTTGAATTATCGTTTACCGACTTCTCCAGATTTAAAACAAAGAGAACTTGGTCCGTTACAGGATATTCAGGCTGCGATAAAATTAATAAGAAAAAATGCTGCTCAATACGGAATTTCGCCCGACCAGATTGGAGTTTTAGGAACTTCTGCAGGTGGTCATTTAGCTGCAATGGTAAGCAATATTTCTACCGATTACACCGAATTAAGAGGTGATTGGTCAACTATTTCAACAGTTCCAAATTTTGCTATTTTGGTTTCACCGGTAATTGATTTGGGAGAATTTGCTCACAAAGGAAGCCGCATCAATCTTTTAGGTGAAAATGCTTCGCAGGAAAAAATTGCAGAATATTCAATGCAAAACAAAGTAACAGAAAAAACACCACCAACGATTTTATTTCATGCGCAAAACGACAATGCTGTTCCTGTAATCAACAGTATTTTGTATTACGAAGCGATGATTAAAAATAAAGTGAAAGGCTCTTTATTTATTTTTCCTAAAGGCGAACATAATATCGGAATTTCAAATAAAACTGAACTGACGGATAATTGGAAAAAACTGTGTGCAGACTGGCTTGGTGAAATGAGTAATAAGTGA
- the pelA gene encoding pectate lyase has translation MIKSKLSVAVFCLAFSGISAQVKDTLAEKMIVYQLPNGGWGKHRSDKKNVDYTQKIDVQLLKIIKAGNNDLATIDNNATSKEINGLIKAYSTTKNPTYLRSAEKGIQYLLSMQYQNGGFPQYFPNSAIYRKQVTYNDNAMINVLTVLYNISEGKEGFDAVNSQLKEKSKSALQKGISCVLKTQVLQKGKLSIWADQYNEVSLKPEKARAFEPMSLASGESVNIVKFLMMQPVTPEIEKSIKSAIQWFKESKIDGYTYNVSRESGNAVRVLSKKEGSAVWARFYDIPTNKPVFGDRDGSVKFNYEDVSEERRMGYSWYNEAGTKLIENDFPKWLKKNKISE, from the coding sequence ATGATTAAATCAAAACTTTCAGTTGCCGTTTTTTGTTTGGCATTTTCAGGAATTTCGGCGCAGGTAAAGGATACTTTGGCGGAAAAAATGATCGTTTATCAGCTTCCAAACGGAGGTTGGGGAAAACATAGGAGTGATAAAAAAAATGTAGACTATACTCAAAAAATAGATGTTCAACTTTTAAAAATAATTAAAGCAGGAAATAATGATCTTGCCACAATCGACAACAATGCAACGTCGAAAGAGATCAATGGATTGATAAAAGCCTACAGCACAACAAAAAATCCTACATATCTGAGATCAGCAGAAAAAGGAATTCAATATTTGCTGTCGATGCAATATCAGAATGGAGGTTTTCCACAGTATTTTCCAAACTCTGCAATCTATAGAAAACAGGTGACCTACAACGATAATGCAATGATTAACGTTTTAACGGTTTTGTATAATATTTCTGAAGGGAAAGAAGGTTTTGATGCGGTAAATTCTCAATTGAAAGAAAAATCTAAATCAGCTTTACAAAAAGGAATTTCTTGTGTTTTGAAAACTCAGGTTCTGCAAAAAGGAAAATTGTCAATTTGGGCAGATCAATACAATGAAGTCTCTTTAAAACCAGAAAAGGCAAGAGCTTTTGAACCGATGTCATTGGCAAGTGGAGAATCAGTAAACATTGTGAAATTTCTAATGATGCAGCCTGTAACTCCGGAGATTGAAAAATCAATTAAATCGGCAATACAATGGTTTAAAGAAAGCAAAATCGATGGTTATACTTACAATGTTTCCAGAGAAAGTGGAAATGCTGTTCGTGTTTTATCTAAAAAAGAAGGTTCGGCAGTTTGGGCAAGATTTTATGATATTCCGACCAATAAACCTGTTTTTGGTGATCGTGACGGAAGTGTGAAATTCAATTATGAAGACGTTTCTGAAGAACGCAGAATGGGTTACAGTTGGTACAATGAGGCCGGAACGAAACTGATTGAAAACGATTTTCCGAAGTGGCTGAAAAAGAATAAAATTTCTGAATAA